Proteins encoded within one genomic window of Empedobacter falsenii:
- a CDS encoding uracil-DNA glycosylase, producing MDVKLDASWKEVLKDEFEKDYFKILTDFVRNEYKTKTIYPPASKIFSAFDYTPFNDVKVVLIGQDPYHGIGQANGLSFSVADGIKLPPSLQNIYKELNDDLGIGVSTSGNLETWAKQGVLLLNATLTVEASKAGSHQKKGWEIFTDAVIQKLSDQKENLVFILWGAYAQKKGAKIDRNKHFVIESAHPSPLGAYRGFWGSKPFSKTNDFLKSKNLQPINWEIKNK from the coding sequence ATGGATGTGAAATTAGATGCTTCTTGGAAAGAAGTTTTAAAGGATGAATTTGAAAAAGATTACTTTAAAATATTGACAGATTTTGTACGAAATGAGTACAAAACAAAAACAATATATCCCCCCGCATCCAAAATATTTTCTGCATTTGATTATACACCTTTTAATGATGTTAAAGTTGTTTTAATTGGTCAAGATCCTTATCATGGGATTGGACAAGCAAATGGTTTGTCTTTTTCGGTTGCCGATGGAATTAAATTACCTCCAAGTTTGCAGAATATTTATAAAGAGTTAAATGATGATTTAGGAATAGGAGTTTCGACTTCAGGAAATTTGGAAACATGGGCTAAACAAGGTGTATTATTATTAAATGCAACTTTGACGGTTGAAGCTTCTAAGGCAGGTTCGCACCAGAAAAAAGGTTGGGAAATATTTACAGATGCTGTAATACAGAAGCTTTCTGATCAAAAAGAAAACCTTGTTTTTATACTTTGGGGAGCTTATGCTCAAAAAAAAGGAGCAAAAATTGACCGAAATAAACACTTTGTAATAGAATCTGCTCATCCTTCTCCATTAGGAGCTTACAGAGGTTTTTGGGGGAGTAAACCTTTTTCGAAAACAAATGATTTTTTGAAAAGTAAGAACTTACAACCTATAAATTGGGAAATCAAAAACAAATAA